A stretch of Microbacterium sp. LWH3-1.2 DNA encodes these proteins:
- the pdxY gene encoding pyridoxal kinase PdxY, producing MKILSIQSAVAYGHVGNSAAVFPLQRIGVEVMPVYTVNFSNHTGYGAWRGPMIDPDDVRDVVAGIEDRGVFPQIDVVLSGYQGGDGIADVILDTVARVKEANPAAIYACDPVMGNAKSGCFVAPAIPALLRDRVVPAADIITPNQFELGFLTETEPSDLDSTLASADAARAMGPRTVLVTSVERPDRAEGTIEMLAVTDDGAWIVQTPHIPMKANGSGDVTAALFTAHHRRTGDAADALARTTSSVFDLLERTHASGERELQLIESQDAYANPRLQFEVTQVR from the coding sequence GTGAAGATCCTCTCGATCCAGTCCGCGGTCGCCTACGGCCACGTCGGCAACTCCGCCGCTGTCTTCCCGCTGCAGCGCATCGGCGTCGAGGTCATGCCGGTGTACACCGTGAACTTCTCGAATCACACCGGGTACGGCGCATGGCGCGGCCCGATGATCGATCCCGACGACGTGCGCGACGTCGTCGCCGGCATCGAGGACCGCGGCGTCTTCCCGCAGATCGACGTCGTCCTCTCGGGCTACCAAGGTGGTGACGGTATCGCCGATGTCATCCTCGACACGGTCGCGCGGGTGAAGGAGGCGAACCCCGCCGCCATCTACGCATGCGACCCGGTGATGGGCAACGCGAAGTCCGGCTGCTTCGTGGCTCCCGCGATCCCGGCGCTGCTGCGCGACCGCGTGGTGCCCGCCGCCGACATCATCACCCCGAACCAGTTCGAGCTGGGCTTCCTCACCGAGACCGAGCCGTCGGATCTCGACTCGACCCTCGCCTCCGCGGACGCCGCGCGTGCGATGGGCCCGCGCACCGTGCTGGTGACGAGCGTCGAGCGCCCGGATCGCGCCGAGGGCACGATCGAGATGCTCGCGGTCACCGACGACGGCGCGTGGATCGTGCAGACGCCGCACATCCCGATGAAGGCCAACGGCTCGGGCGATGTCACGGCGGCGCTCTTCACGGCGCATCACCGCCGGACCGGCGATGCGGCCGACGCCCTTGCCCGCACCACCTCGAGCGTCTTCGACCTTCTCGAGCGCACCCACGCCTCTGGCGAGCGTGAGCTGCAGCTCATCGAATCGCAGGACGCCTACGCGAACCCGCGCCTGCAGTTCGAGGTCACGCAGGTCCGCTGA
- a CDS encoding HIT family protein — MPDEFQRLWTPHRMAYIQAGPEVLRKECPFCEAPRKSDEDGLIVFRGRTAYALLNLFPYNSGHLLVCPYRHIATYDEATDEEVAEIGLITQQGMRVLRQVSRCDGFNIGMNQGHVAGAGVDEHLHQHIVPRWGSDANFFPIIAKTKALPQLLGDVRRAIYDAWNA; from the coding sequence GTGCCGGACGAGTTCCAGCGCCTCTGGACGCCGCACCGCATGGCGTACATCCAGGCCGGCCCTGAGGTGCTGCGCAAGGAGTGCCCGTTCTGCGAGGCGCCGCGAAAGTCCGACGAGGACGGTCTCATCGTCTTCCGGGGCCGGACGGCGTACGCGCTGCTGAACCTCTTCCCGTACAACTCGGGTCACCTGCTCGTGTGCCCGTACCGCCACATCGCGACGTACGACGAGGCGACCGACGAAGAGGTCGCCGAGATCGGGCTGATCACACAGCAGGGCATGCGCGTGCTCCGTCAGGTCTCCCGCTGCGACGGCTTCAACATCGGGATGAACCAGGGTCATGTCGCCGGCGCCGGCGTCGACGAGCACCTGCACCAGCACATCGTGCCGCGGTGGGGTTCCGACGCGAACTTCTTCCCGATCATCGCGAAGACGAAGGCCCTGCCGCAGCTCCTCGGTGACGTGCGCCGTGCGATCTATGACGCCTGGAACGCCTGA